Within the uncultured Bacteroides sp. genome, the region ATCTCTTTTTGCTCACCCCAAACCGGCTGCCAAACTTCATCCGATTTATCAAACTGGGTATTTGAAATAACAAAATTTTCATTGAAGGAAATTGAAGGAGCAATAACAAACCCCAAATTACTTTCTTCAATTACACTTTTTCCTTTATACTGAAGTTTGTAAGCAGGTGTGCCATTATCTTTCAATCGAAAAGAAAGAATAAAATTACCATCAGGAGATTTTAATTCCTGAGCAACTAATGTATGAACAAGAAATGAACATAGAATAGTAAAAACAATTTTTCTCATATATATCTTTTTATTAAAATTCTGTTATATAATAACAATAGTTCGTTAATAAAATAGTCTCGAGCTATGCTGCAATAGCAGCAAACTCAATGAGTTCTTTGAATAGTTTGTCATTTAATCTCTTGTTTGGTCTAATGCCAGACGCGCAAATAAATCTTTGAAGCAGGAATGTGTTGTGCATCATAGTTTTAAGTGAAGCCATCGAAAAGTTTACACCCTTTTCTTTAGCAACGATCTTTGCCACATTCACCGCTGTTAATGATGCATTAAAATTAAACTTCAGTTTGGATAGGTTCCTTGCCTGGCACTGGTTTAATCCGGCAAACTGCTTGGCATCTCTAAAATTGAACTCAATCTGGAAACGGGTACGATATGTTTCTATTACATCTTTACCCGAAAGATTAATATCGGTAGAGAAATAGAGTTTATGTTTTTTCCCGTTATCAAAAAACCAGACTACAAGTTTTACCATTTGTTTCAAGGATTTGGAATATGCTATTGTGGTATAAAGATAGCCTTTGTCTATATGTAATAAATTGATCTTCTCAAACCTATTTAAATCTAAGTTGGCAAAATCAATTTTGCTATCATATAGCTTTGGTCGTCCTCTTTTGCCTGTAGGTTGTTGCGTGGTTGGATAAAACAGAACAGCATCATCACGGAAACGGGAAATTAGATGGAATCCGAGTTTGGCAAGCCCATCAGTGAAGTTCTTCTTGGAGAAGTAGGCATCTGCAACAATGTGCCTTGTGACTTTCTGCAGTTTAGTCGCTTTTTCTTCAAGAACACCCAAATACCAGTTTATAAGGTTTCCATCATAATTTCCAAGAGTTATAGAATCAGGTGTTTGAACAGCCTCTAAGGATATACAATCCTTATTGTCGACATCAATCAGGCCTATTCCTAAAATCTCTAGTCCTCGTCTTGCCGCACCTGCACAGCCAGACCAGAAATAACCAATCCATGGAGTCTGTTTACCGGATTTGGAGATATAGCTTGGGTCAACAGCTATGGCTTTCCTTGTTCCAGTCAGAATCCTTCTTGAAAGAGACAAGTTGAATGAAAGCCAGTCAAATTCCTTGGCTGAATTCATTCTAAAGCGTTGCTCACAGGAGTGGCTGTATCTTCCTAGCTGAAGATAATTTATTCGTTGAGGTATTACCATATACAATAATAATGTTTCAATAATAAATTCTTTGAAACTTTTGTTTAACTTTGTTTCCACTTCAGAAAGAACATCCTTACAGATATCCATATATTGGTTAAGTATGCTTGATTTTGTCATATTCTTTATAGTGTCGAATACTATAAAAGTACTAAAAATCAGCGACTTAACCAATTGCATCTATGACAAAATCCAATTATAATCCATTGTTTTACAAGAGTTTAATTAATTATTTAACGGAGTATTGTAATAACAATAAAACTAGTGCACAAGAACCTCATCAAGAAAGAACCAAGCTGGATTCCCCACCCCATAATGCCAGGAAGGACATAAGCCGATTGTCTCTATTTTTACTTTTACATAACGAGCACTAATAACTTTATCAGATTTCACAGGTATATTTACGTATTTAACAGGTCTGTCTCTATCTTCAGGTATTTCGGTGGTTCCCATTAATGTAAAGTCTTTATTGTTAGTTGATGTATAGCAGCTCATGCTTTTAGGTAATAGAATCCAGGCACCTAAATTATGCAGAAAATCAACTTCTACACTGCTAAAGTCTTGTGGTTTCTTTAAATCAATAATAAACTCAGCATCTTTTCCCATCCATCCTACCCAACTCTCGTTGTATGAAGCAGCTCCATAAAGTCCATCAGTTAGGGCCTTAGCTGCAATTTTATCGTATGGAGCATTTGCCGGAAGAATATAATTTACTTCAGCACCTTGAGCCAGGTTTGTATTCTTATGAAAAAGATTCCTTTGTGAATAAAGCTCACAATATTCTTCGACTGTATTGTTACGTTCATTAAGGTCCTTTACCCCAAGTTCTTTAGCTCTTTGCCTGAATAGATCTAATTTATCTTTCAGTTCAGCTATATTTTCAATGGGTTCGGTCCGTGCTATTTCCAGCTCGGCATACTGAATCGGAAGGCGGGATTCTCTGACACGGTTAAGGTATACTGGATTATCAGCAACAGCTCGCTCAGCATCATCAAATAGCTCTTTATATTTTTGCATGAGAGCTTTATTCAGCATACCATTTTTATGTGTTATTGGAGTATCATATATCCATAGAGGAATTTTACTTCCTAACAGTGCTCCTTTCTGCAAATTCAGATAATTATAAAGATAAGTAGCAGCTTTGCCATAATATCCATCCAAAAAAGTATGTATGATAGAATCAACATTAGCCGAAGTATTCCACAATAATTTAGCAACCAAATACGAACGAAGTTCAGAAAAGTCCCCCCCTTTAATACTTGCTATCTGCGAAAAATGCATTGTTGCCTTATTCTTTTTAAATAACTCCATATTAGGTTGCAGAATATGAAAATTCGGGAAAGGAGAAATATAATTATCAAAATTAATACCATAATCCCATACAAATATATTATTTGTTATTTTCGACCATCCCTCCATATTCCTCATAAAATCTTTGCCTGAAGGGTTTTCTGTTAATGGGACCTCTCTATAACAACCTATATCGCAAAGCATTATATTCACATTGGGCAAAGGCTTTATATGTTTAGGTGGCGGAACAGAATATAAGTAAGCAAGTGTAGAAAACTCCTTATCAGGAAAACGAGCTGCAAGTTTGTTCAAAAAATAAATAATTGTTCCCGAGGGGCTGCCTTCATATTCATCAATAGCTTTGCACTCATCACAAAAACAGTGAGTCTGGCTATCATTTTGACTGACCGATATCATATTCTTCCCCGGATTAGCCTTAAATATAGAATCTAAACGATGGGCTACAATCTCAAATACGTCAGGATTCGTTAAACACCACTGACTAGCCACCCCAGGTCTACGCTGACCATTAATAAACGAATAATACTGTGGATGTTTTTCTCCGAATTCAGCCGCAGGGAGTAATGTATTAAAAGTATGCACCCACAAGTTGCTGGCAAATACTTCCCCTGGCTCTTCCAATCGATGCCACAGCTTGTACATAGGATCTTTGAAGCTGTAAGATTGTGTTTGTCTGTATCGAAATGACGGATTGTCGATCTTATGTATACCCGAAGGTACAACCATATCTTTACTCTTGTTTATGCTATAAGTTTCTGCCGCATAATAGTGTATTCCAAAATAATCTTCCAATAAAGTAACAACCCCATATATTGAGCCTTTACCTCCACCTTTTACAATACGCAGATACCCGTCGGTCGAGGATATATAAAAACCATCTTCAGTAATATCGGATGTATTCAAACCTTTAAGAGGGAGTTGAAAGTTACCAATCAAAACATCACCTTTTTTTACGTTTTCTTTTGATACTATTTCGAGAATTGCTCCAGTTATTTTTTTAGTAAAAGTTTGAAGTAATAGTGCAGCCTTCATATCGATGCTGTCATTTCTATCGACAGCTATTCGTGCCTTTGGTCTGCCTCCTTTCACTATTACAATCTGAGCAAAGGAATATTGAAAAATCAGAAAAAAAGAGAGCAGTACTACTTCTATTTTATGTCTAACATTCATTCTGTATTACTTAAAAAAAATAAAATAATTCCCTTTAATGACTTCTAAAAAAGCATGTGACAATCCGCATCAGAATTCTTCGGAATTTCTTCTTAATTTCTCACGTAATTGCTTCAATGCATTGTAGGTATGGTTCTGGACTGTGCTTAACGAAACAGCTAGTTTCTTGCTAATATCTTTACTTGGCATATCTTCAAGGTAGCTTAATATAAATACTTCCTTACATTTAGGAGGAAGACTTTCTATTGCTGCATCAATTCTGATTTTAATATCATTGTTGTAAAGATACTGAATCACATCATTTGAATCCGGATCATAATATTGGCACCTAATATTCTCAATTTCCTGTTGATAATCAGACAGTTTTTGATCTGGTTGTTTCTTTTTCAAAACATTCAATGCTGAATTATAAACAGAGCGGAAAAGATAAGCTTTTAGCGAAAGGTTTTCATCTATATTTTCCTTATGAAGCCAAACATTTAAAAAAACATCCTGTATTATGTCTTCTGTTTCAGTTGCACTTAGAAAAGATCTCCCATAATTTCGCAAAGAAGAATAATGCAACAAATAAAGCTCATTAAATGCGGCTCTATCCCCCCTTTTTATCCTTTCTGCCAATGAAATAACATTTTCCATCAATGCTTAAATCTGTTTTTTTTAAGAATTATAATAGTTCATCTTCCATTATACGAGACTATATTTAACCGTAAAAGTAATATTAATCTTTTCATTTCCAATAACTCTTTAGAGAGATATTTTCAAACGATTATATTGAATAGTTGTATAATTAAAAAACAGATCTAATACATTGCTTATTAACATTTGAATAATGAAGATATTATTTACCAACACGGACTATTTGCTGTGAAACATTCCATCCTGCAACTATTATTTCCTGATTTGATTTAGAAGAGGTATCATACTCTATATCAATCGTTTTCGTGCCACCAGGAACTACAGAAAAATAGTTATCGCTGTAAAATGCAGGAAGGATTCTTTCACCGGTTTTCTTATCAACAACAGATATACGATTAAAGAATGCCACAGGATTATTGGCCGGATTGGAAAGTGTTACTTCCACTTTGCCTACCTTCAACGATTTTACTGAAACCTTTAGTCTGGCTTTATTCATTGCAGACAGGCCACTGTATTTTCCTGTTCCGTCAGCTAACCAATAGATATTTTCACTTACAACCTGCTTGGTTTCGTCCATCAGCTGAAGACGGAGGAATCCGCCTTTCTCTTTAGCAAGAGCATCAAGCTCTTTTTTTATGGAGAACAGTTTCTTGCTACTGGAAGCATCAATGGAGGTGGATTTTTGGGTAATCACACTGCTCTTTCCGTCCATATCAAACCATGTGGCAGTAAGTGTCAGGTTCTGGCAAGCCTTAAAGCCGTTGTTGACAAGCATAAGGGTTCCGTCAGTAGGATTACACATGGCATGAAGCTTTTCACTTCCGTTTCTAAGTCCGAACAAACAAGCATTAGGATCAAGGTAGTAATCGTACATCTGACCACGCATAGCTGTCCATGGATTCTGAGTTTTCCAGATTATAACTCCCGTGTACCAGTTCCACATGTGAGAGCTGAATCCTTCCATCAGTCCGCGGTACTGATCATAGTTAACCAGCTGGGCCTTCATGCAGAAATCTTTGATATCAGATGGGGTTCCGTAAGGTTCCAGGAAGCCTTCATAGCCTACTCCGGTATATGTGTGGTAAGTCCAGACAGAATCGGCGGTTTCATTTGGCTTTTCATTCGGGTGATAAACAGGAAGCACCATGTTCTTCTGCGGTATGAAACGTTTCAGTGATTCATAATCGCCTACTCCCACTGAACCTACTTCCGAGTTGAAAGGCCAGGTCTTGTAGTCCCAGAACACACTAAGGGGCTGGATGGAGTATGGACCATCGCCGTTTCCACCAATGGTATTTAATGACATCTTTTCGGTATTGGAAAAATCGAAGAACATACGGGTGCCGTCCAGTTTGGCGATAATTGAATCGCGCAAAACAGTCAGGATATCATCAGGGGGAGCAATTTCATTTCCACCGCACCAGATTGCCAGTGAAGGGTGATTGCGCACCATTTTAACCATATCGGCTGCACATTCCAGGAACAGGCTGTGGTTATCCGGATACTTTCTACGTGTCCACTGATCTTCCTTTTTCATTGGATCCAACCATCGGCCATTGCAGTCGCCGGACATCCAGAAATCCTGGAATACAAGCATACCATAACGGTCACAAGCTTCATAAAACTCCGGACGTTCTACCAAAGCACCTCCCCAGATACGGATCAGGTTCAGATTCATATCACGGTGATAGCGGATTTCAGCATCGTAGCGTTCGGGGGTAAAACGGAGCATTGCATCCGAGATAATCCAGTTACCACCTTTGATAAAGATCTTCTGACCGTTGACATGTATTTCACGGCTGCTGGTTATCGGATTCCACTGAGTCTGGATTTCCCTTACTCCAAACTGAAGGTTTTCACTGTCTGAAATTCCCTTGTTCTTTTCTTCAAAAGAGATTTCGGATTTATAAAGATTCTGTTCGCCGTAACCGGAAGGCCACCAAAGGCGCGGATTCTGCATCTTATAAACAGGCAAGGAAACGGTCTGCCTTGAATTGGGTTCAAGGGTTACTTCTTTGGAGATTACGTTTCCTTCAACTGAAAATTTAACCTGCCCTGTGACTGCTTTATCCGAAGCATTTTCAACTTCTGCCGAAACTTTGATCAG harbors:
- a CDS encoding RNA polymerase sigma-70 factor translates to MENVISLAERIKRGDRAAFNELYLLHYSSLRNYGRSFLSATETEDIIQDVFLNVWLHKENIDENLSLKAYLFRSVYNSALNVLKKKQPDQKLSDYQQEIENIRCQYYDPDSNDVIQYLYNNDIKIRIDAAIESLPPKCKEVFILSYLEDMPSKDISKKLAVSLSTVQNHTYNALKQLREKLRRNSEEF
- a CDS encoding transposase, with the protein product MTKSSILNQYMDICKDVLSEVETKLNKSFKEFIIETLLLYMVIPQRINYLQLGRYSHSCEQRFRMNSAKEFDWLSFNLSLSRRILTGTRKAIAVDPSYISKSGKQTPWIGYFWSGCAGAARRGLEILGIGLIDVDNKDCISLEAVQTPDSITLGNYDGNLINWYLGVLEEKATKLQKVTRHIVADAYFSKKNFTDGLAKLGFHLISRFRDDAVLFYPTTQQPTGKRGRPKLYDSKIDFANLDLNRFEKINLLHIDKGYLYTTIAYSKSLKQMVKLVVWFFDNGKKHKLYFSTDINLSGKDVIETYRTRFQIEFNFRDAKQFAGLNQCQARNLSKLKFNFNASLTAVNVAKIVAKEKGVNFSMASLKTMMHNTFLLQRFICASGIRPNKRLNDKLFKELIEFAAIAA
- a CDS encoding DUF4838 domain-containing protein yields the protein MNVRHKIEVVLLSFFLIFQYSFAQIVIVKGGRPKARIAVDRNDSIDMKAALLLQTFTKKITGAILEIVSKENVKKGDVLIGNFQLPLKGLNTSDITEDGFYISSTDGYLRIVKGGGKGSIYGVVTLLEDYFGIHYYAAETYSINKSKDMVVPSGIHKIDNPSFRYRQTQSYSFKDPMYKLWHRLEEPGEVFASNLWVHTFNTLLPAAEFGEKHPQYYSFINGQRRPGVASQWCLTNPDVFEIVAHRLDSIFKANPGKNMISVSQNDSQTHCFCDECKAIDEYEGSPSGTIIYFLNKLAARFPDKEFSTLAYLYSVPPPKHIKPLPNVNIMLCDIGCYREVPLTENPSGKDFMRNMEGWSKITNNIFVWDYGINFDNYISPFPNFHILQPNMELFKKNKATMHFSQIASIKGGDFSELRSYLVAKLLWNTSANVDSIIHTFLDGYYGKAATYLYNYLNLQKGALLGSKIPLWIYDTPITHKNGMLNKALMQKYKELFDDAERAVADNPVYLNRVRESRLPIQYAELEIARTEPIENIAELKDKLDLFRQRAKELGVKDLNERNNTVEEYCELYSQRNLFHKNTNLAQGAEVNYILPANAPYDKIAAKALTDGLYGAASYNESWVGWMGKDAEFIIDLKKPQDFSSVEVDFLHNLGAWILLPKSMSCYTSTNNKDFTLMGTTEIPEDRDRPVKYVNIPVKSDKVISARYVKVKIETIGLCPSWHYGVGNPAWFFLDEVLVH
- a CDS encoding glycoside hydrolase family 2 TIM barrel-domain containing protein, whose amino-acid sequence is MMKRHSFIVALFSLFCITGSFAQNRYELNSGWKCRSIKEEKASGEDISTPSYSLSAWKNAVVPGTVLTTLLANKEIPDPFYGMNNEQIPDIYKTGRDYYTFWFVKNFKEQQPENGNQVWLKFRGINYSCRIYLNGELVNKEPYEGMYLRKSFNITKLLSKTGDNRLAVIVFPPDPVGNPNGGQGGDGTIARGVSHQYVAGWDWIRPIRDRNTGIWDKVYIEKTGSVNLSDPHIITQVPGKRTPEGKQSEALIKVSAEVENASDKAVTGQVKFSVEGNVISKEVTLEPNSRQTVSLPVYKMQNPRLWWPSGYGEQNLYKSEISFEEKNKGISDSENLQFGVREIQTQWNPITSSREIHVNGQKIFIKGGNWIISDAMLRFTPERYDAEIRYHRDMNLNLIRIWGGALVERPEFYEACDRYGMLVFQDFWMSGDCNGRWLDPMKKEDQWTRRKYPDNHSLFLECAADMVKMVRNHPSLAIWCGGNEIAPPDDILTVLRDSIIAKLDGTRMFFDFSNTEKMSLNTIGGNGDGPYSIQPLSVFWDYKTWPFNSEVGSVGVGDYESLKRFIPQKNMVLPVYHPNEKPNETADSVWTYHTYTGVGYEGFLEPYGTPSDIKDFCMKAQLVNYDQYRGLMEGFSSHMWNWYTGVIIWKTQNPWTAMRGQMYDYYLDPNACLFGLRNGSEKLHAMCNPTDGTLMLVNNGFKACQNLTLTATWFDMDGKSSVITQKSTSIDASSSKKLFSIKKELDALAKEKGGFLRLQLMDETKQVVSENIYWLADGTGKYSGLSAMNKARLKVSVKSLKVGKVEVTLSNPANNPVAFFNRISVVDKKTGERILPAFYSDNYFSVVPGGTKTIDIEYDTSSKSNQEIIVAGWNVSQQIVRVGK